A single genomic interval of Zobellia nedashkovskayae harbors:
- a CDS encoding S1C family serine protease — protein sequence MKKIASTFFIALFAGAITLGSYKLFFENNNYAVITQDEGHSVFNTSFTPTSAKGAGINEVDFTVAAENTVNAVVHVKNVTVGRTPHNLMDFFYGSGGNERPQVGTGSGVIISQDGYIVTNNHVISKANQLQVTLNNNKTYDAELIGTDPNSDIALIKIDAEGNLPYLAFGDSDDMKIGEWVLAVGNPFNLTSTVTAGIVSAKARDLGKNQSFIQTDAAVNPGNSGGALVNTNGDLIGINTAITSQTGSYVGYSFAVPSNIAKKVVDDILEYGNVQKGILGIKTLNTNTPYAIEKGLNEIEGVYISGVEEGTGAEDAELQEGDVIKKVDNIKVRKFADLTGYLSAKRPDDSVEVTIDRDGEEFTVPVMLKKRQTVIVPVMGLEVKNLSKDDSKKFKTKNGVKIVGVPETYRGYGLEGKVLLSVDDKEINDIEEARTLFGSISRYGKTSITMINQKGERERLIFQ from the coding sequence ATGAAAAAAATTGCCAGTACCTTTTTTATAGCCCTCTTTGCTGGAGCAATCACATTGGGCAGCTACAAATTATTTTTTGAAAACAATAATTATGCGGTTATCACTCAAGATGAGGGGCATTCCGTTTTTAATACCAGTTTCACTCCTACTTCTGCAAAAGGAGCAGGAATTAATGAGGTTGATTTTACTGTTGCGGCAGAAAACACGGTGAATGCCGTTGTACACGTTAAAAATGTAACCGTTGGTAGAACACCACACAATCTTATGGACTTCTTTTACGGAAGTGGCGGAAATGAAAGGCCGCAAGTAGGAACAGGTTCAGGTGTTATTATATCCCAAGATGGGTACATTGTAACAAATAACCACGTAATTAGCAAGGCTAACCAGTTACAGGTAACCCTAAATAACAATAAAACCTATGATGCAGAACTTATAGGTACCGATCCAAATTCTGACATTGCACTTATTAAAATAGATGCAGAAGGCAACCTTCCGTATTTGGCTTTTGGTGATTCTGACGATATGAAAATAGGAGAATGGGTATTAGCCGTGGGCAACCCTTTCAACCTAACATCAACAGTGACAGCGGGTATCGTGAGTGCTAAAGCTCGGGATTTAGGAAAAAATCAGTCATTTATTCAAACTGATGCCGCAGTAAATCCTGGCAACAGTGGTGGTGCCTTGGTAAATACCAATGGAGACCTTATTGGTATTAACACCGCTATTACTTCGCAAACCGGTAGCTACGTGGGATATTCATTTGCCGTACCCAGTAATATTGCGAAAAAAGTGGTTGACGATATTCTGGAATATGGAAACGTTCAAAAAGGGATTTTAGGAATAAAAACCTTAAATACGAATACACCGTACGCCATAGAAAAAGGGCTTAATGAAATAGAAGGTGTATATATTTCTGGTGTTGAAGAAGGAACTGGTGCAGAAGACGCAGAATTGCAAGAAGGAGATGTTATCAAAAAAGTAGACAACATTAAGGTTCGCAAATTTGCAGATCTTACCGGATACCTTTCGGCAAAAAGACCAGATGATTCCGTAGAGGTAACTATCGATAGAGATGGCGAAGAGTTCACCGTACCTGTAATGCTAAAGAAAAGGCAAACTGTTATTGTACCGGTAATGGGTCTTGAAGTAAAGAATTTAAGCAAAGATGACAGTAAAAAGTTTAAGACCAAAAATGGGGTAAAAATAGTTGGAGTTCCTGAAACGTACCGCGGTTACGGTCTTGAAGGAAAGGTTTTACTATCTGTAGACGATAAAGAAATAAACGATATTGAGGAAGCAAGAACTCTTTTCGGAAGCATTTCTAGATATGGAAAAACAAGTATCACCATGATTAATCAAAAAGGCGAGAGAGAACGTCTTATTTTTCAATAA
- a CDS encoding glyceraldehyde-3-phosphate dehydrogenase: MTPNASYEKELAFQADRRKATTEFIKLVSDLWYDKTIEIVLFKNQVIDKNVSDIINLHEYAGEFVQKPISIFDSTEILRAINDIQLPPAKLDIGKITYEYHSEDNHNTDIKAFVFDKLKDADDATPLKPKDIVLYGFGRIGRLLARELMAKTGKGNQLRLRAIVTRDADDIEILEKRANLLRIDSVHGKFSGTVETDFKNKALIINGTTVHMISANRPEKIDYTQYGISNALIIDNTGAFRTKTELERHLEAEGASHVLLTAPGKEIPNIVHGVNHKMYDPDAIKIFSAASCTTNAITPILSVVEDSLGIVKGHLETIHAYTNDQNLVDNMHSKHRRGRAAALNMVITETGAGAAVAKALPELKDKLTSNAIRVPVPNGSLAILNLQTKNKTSIDGINTIIKKYALEGDLVEQIKYSLSKEMVSSDIVGTNAPSIYDSNATIVSDNGKNIILYIWYDNEYGYSHQVIRLAKYIAKVRRYTYY; this comes from the coding sequence ATGACACCCAACGCCTCTTACGAAAAAGAATTGGCCTTCCAAGCCGACAGAAGAAAAGCAACAACCGAATTCATTAAGCTGGTAAGCGACCTTTGGTACGACAAGACTATTGAAATCGTACTTTTCAAAAATCAGGTTATAGACAAAAATGTAAGTGACATTATAAACCTACACGAATATGCAGGTGAATTTGTCCAGAAACCAATCTCCATTTTTGACTCAACCGAAATTTTACGGGCTATAAACGATATTCAACTACCTCCCGCAAAATTAGATATTGGTAAAATCACCTATGAATACCACTCCGAAGACAATCATAATACGGATATAAAAGCCTTTGTTTTTGATAAGTTAAAGGATGCCGATGATGCCACCCCCTTAAAACCAAAGGATATTGTTCTTTACGGGTTTGGAAGAATTGGCAGGCTTTTAGCAAGAGAGCTCATGGCCAAAACCGGTAAAGGCAACCAGTTACGTCTAAGGGCAATTGTAACTAGAGATGCTGATGATATTGAAATTCTTGAAAAAAGAGCTAACCTATTGCGAATAGATTCAGTTCACGGTAAGTTCTCCGGCACGGTAGAAACCGATTTTAAAAATAAAGCCCTCATCATTAACGGTACTACGGTACATATGATTAGTGCCAATCGCCCTGAAAAAATAGATTATACCCAATACGGCATTAGTAATGCCCTAATCATTGATAATACTGGTGCTTTCAGAACTAAAACAGAATTAGAAAGACATCTAGAAGCAGAAGGTGCATCTCATGTACTTCTAACGGCACCTGGCAAAGAAATTCCTAATATAGTTCATGGGGTTAACCACAAGATGTATGACCCGGATGCTATTAAAATATTCTCGGCCGCTTCTTGTACAACTAACGCCATAACACCTATCTTAAGTGTTGTTGAGGATTCATTGGGCATTGTAAAAGGGCACCTAGAAACCATTCATGCCTATACAAACGATCAAAATCTAGTAGACAATATGCATAGCAAGCATAGGCGTGGTAGAGCTGCCGCATTAAATATGGTCATTACTGAAACGGGTGCAGGTGCTGCCGTTGCAAAAGCTTTACCAGAACTAAAAGACAAACTTACCTCTAATGCAATTAGAGTACCTGTACCTAATGGGTCTCTTGCTATCTTAAATCTTCAGACAAAAAACAAAACCTCCATAGACGGCATTAATACAATCATCAAAAAATATGCGTTGGAAGGAGATTTAGTTGAACAAATTAAGTATTCTTTAAGCAAGGAAATGGTGTCTTCGGATATTGTTGGGACAAATGCACCATCTATATATGATAGCAATGCAACTATCGTTAGTGATAATGGTAAAAATATTATACTATATATATGGTATGATAATGAGTATGGCTATTCTCATCAAGTAATTCGTTTGGCCAAATACATTGCAAAAGTTAGACGCTACACGTATTATTGA
- a CDS encoding tRNA (guanine-N1)-methyltransferase, translated as MKGLRILLLITALLAYNLQFAQEEEETQDALSLDRGPIDKQFEFVFVKSGNYRADGKKYEVVRTISLEKLRQNVLDTLKGYNKRAGELKATIGGHESTIGSLNEKLEETTNNLAAVTEEKDSMSFLGIMVSKSTYNAILWTVIASLLALLLFFIYRFRNSNILTQEAKTNLSELETEYEDHRRRALEREQKISRQLQDEINKYKKQK; from the coding sequence ATGAAAGGCTTAAGAATCCTGTTACTTATAACGGCTTTACTAGCATATAACCTACAATTCGCCCAAGAGGAAGAAGAAACTCAAGACGCATTGTCTTTAGACAGAGGGCCAATAGACAAACAATTTGAATTTGTTTTTGTTAAATCTGGTAATTACCGTGCAGATGGAAAGAAATATGAAGTTGTTCGTACCATCTCTCTAGAAAAACTTCGTCAGAATGTTCTTGACACCCTTAAAGGGTACAATAAAAGAGCTGGTGAATTAAAAGCTACTATAGGCGGTCACGAATCTACAATTGGTTCGCTAAACGAAAAATTAGAGGAGACCACTAATAACCTTGCTGCTGTAACGGAAGAAAAAGACAGTATGTCTTTCTTAGGTATTATGGTTTCAAAAAGTACATATAATGCTATCCTTTGGACGGTTATCGCTTCACTTTTGGCATTGTTGCTTTTCTTTATCTATAGATTTAGAAACAGTAATATCTTGACACAAGAAGCTAAGACCAATTTGTCTGAACTTGAAACCGAATATGAAGACCATCGTAGAAGGGCTTTAGAAAGGGAGCAAAAAATTAGCAGGCAACTGCAAGATGAGATTAATAAATACAAGAAACAGAAATAA
- a CDS encoding GNAT family N-acetyltransferase yields MNIIQANLSHVQLLAPLFDQYRVFYKQISDISAATSFLEERLSKSESIVFIAFIDSEPAGFVQLYPIFSSVSMKASYVLNDLYVSEQHRKKGTGAALLTTAQKFCSKKEYKGLALETAIDNPAQKLYEKLGWEKDSHAFHYFWPTNS; encoded by the coding sequence ATGAACATTATACAAGCAAACCTATCTCACGTTCAATTATTGGCCCCTCTGTTTGATCAGTACAGAGTCTTCTACAAACAAATTTCTGATATAAGTGCTGCTACTTCGTTTTTAGAAGAACGTTTGTCTAAATCAGAATCTATCGTATTTATAGCTTTTATTGATAGTGAGCCCGCAGGTTTTGTTCAATTGTATCCTATTTTCTCCTCAGTTTCCATGAAAGCTAGCTATGTATTGAATGACCTCTATGTAAGTGAGCAACACAGAAAAAAAGGAACTGGAGCCGCATTGTTAACCACAGCACAGAAATTCTGTAGTAAAAAAGAATATAAAGGTCTTGCCTTGGAAACCGCAATTGATAATCCTGCACAAAAGCTCTACGAAAAACTAGGTTGGGAAAAAGATTCTCATGCTTTTCACTACTTTTGGCCCACTAATTCTTAG
- the trmD gene encoding tRNA (guanosine(37)-N1)-methyltransferase TrmD: MRIDIITVLPELLESPFAASILKRAIEKGLVEVHMHNIRDYTDMSYNRVDDYQFGGGAGMVLMIEPIDKCITALKAEREYDEIIYMTPDGETLNQRMANGISLLNNVIILCGHYKGVDQRIRDAFITREISVGDYVLSGGELGAAILCDAVIRLIPGVLNNETSALTDTFQDDLLAPPVYTRPSEYKGMKVPEILLSGNFPKIEEWREDQALKRTQERRPDLLE, from the coding sequence ATGCGCATAGACATTATTACCGTATTACCCGAACTGCTGGAAAGTCCATTTGCTGCATCTATTTTAAAAAGAGCCATAGAAAAAGGTCTCGTTGAAGTGCACATGCATAACATAAGAGACTATACCGACATGAGCTATAACCGTGTAGACGATTACCAATTTGGTGGTGGAGCCGGTATGGTACTTATGATAGAACCTATAGATAAATGTATTACGGCATTAAAAGCGGAAAGAGAATACGACGAAATTATCTACATGACCCCAGATGGCGAGACGTTGAACCAAAGAATGGCCAACGGCATATCATTACTTAACAATGTTATTATTCTTTGTGGTCACTACAAAGGCGTTGACCAAAGGATTAGGGATGCTTTTATAACCCGTGAAATTTCTGTAGGCGATTATGTGCTTTCTGGCGGAGAACTAGGTGCCGCTATTCTTTGCGATGCAGTTATTAGATTAATTCCGGGAGTTCTTAATAATGAAACTTCTGCGTTAACGGATACATTCCAAGATGACCTCCTTGCCCCTCCCGTTTATACAAGACCATCGGAATATAAAGGCATGAAAGTTCCAGAGATACTTTTGAGCGGTAACTTTCCTAAAATAGAAGAGTGGCGTGAAGATCAAGCTTTAAAAAGAACCCAAGAACGGAGACCTGATTTACTGGAATAA
- the rplS gene encoding 50S ribosomal protein L19 — MEELLKFVQDEFVPKKEFPKFSAGDTITVYYEIKEGEKTRTQFFRGVVIQRRGSGSTETFTIRKMSGTVGVERIFPINMPALQKVEVNKRGKVRRARIFYFRGLTGKKARIKEVRS, encoded by the coding sequence ATGGAAGAATTATTAAAATTCGTACAAGACGAGTTTGTTCCAAAAAAAGAATTTCCAAAATTTTCAGCTGGTGACACTATTACGGTGTACTATGAAATTAAGGAAGGTGAAAAAACACGTACTCAGTTCTTTAGAGGCGTTGTTATCCAAAGAAGAGGTTCTGGTTCTACTGAGACTTTTACAATTCGTAAAATGTCAGGTACAGTAGGCGTAGAACGTATTTTCCCAATTAACATGCCAGCCCTACAAAAGGTTGAAGTTAATAAAAGAGGTAAAGTACGTAGAGCTCGTATCTTCTACTTTAGAGGTCTTACTGGTAAGAAAGCACGTATCAAAGAGGTTCGTTCTTAA
- a CDS encoding NADP-dependent isocitrate dehydrogenase: protein MSKIFYTKTDEAPALATQSFLPIVKAFTKTANIVIETKDISLAGRIIAVFPDFLKDDQKIANDLEELGALAKKPEANIIKLPNISASVPQLKEAIKELQDNGYALPSYPDEPSNEAEKDIKSRYDKIKGSAVNPVLREGNSDRRAPRAVKNYAKQNPHSMGAWSPDSKTQVATMDHGDFKANEKSLTLPSATAIKIELVQNNGETLVLKDKLSLLEGEIIDATVMSKKALVAFLKEQIKEAKKQGVLFSLHMKATMMKVSDPVIFGYAVEVFFADVFTKYKDTFKDLGISANDGLENLFAKLQELPADKREPIEKDIQKAINEGPALAMVNSEKGITNLHVPSDIIIDASMPAMIRSSGKMWNAKGEQQDTLAVIPDSSYADIYSATLDFCKEHGAFDPTTMGTVPNVGLMAQKAEEYGSHDKTFEIKNPGTVKVIDINSGKVLDEHTVEEGDIWRMCQVKDAPIQDWIKLAVSRARATNDPAVFWLDENRAHDVELIKKVNQYLPNYDTSGLDIRILSPKKATEYTLARLKDGKDTISVSGNVLRDYLTDLFPILEVGTSAKMLSIVPLMNGGGLFETGAGGSAPKHMQQFLEEGHLRWDSLGEFLALGVSLDFYGEKNTNEKARILGDALDSATEKFLINDKSPSRKVDEIDTRGSHFYLAMYWAEALANQSKDAELQATFKKVFEVISAQESKIVDELMNAQGKPQDIGGYYKVDQELVSKAMRPSQTFNSILDTI from the coding sequence ATGTCCAAAATTTTTTATACAAAAACAGATGAAGCTCCGGCTTTAGCTACACAGTCATTTTTACCAATTGTAAAAGCGTTTACTAAAACGGCCAATATCGTAATTGAAACCAAAGACATTTCTTTGGCTGGAAGAATTATTGCGGTATTTCCTGATTTTCTTAAAGACGACCAAAAAATAGCGAACGACTTAGAAGAGTTGGGAGCTTTGGCTAAAAAGCCTGAGGCTAACATTATCAAGCTTCCAAACATTAGTGCTTCCGTTCCTCAATTAAAAGAAGCCATTAAAGAACTTCAAGACAATGGGTATGCTTTACCTAGTTATCCGGATGAGCCTTCTAATGAAGCCGAAAAGGATATCAAGTCTAGATACGACAAAATTAAAGGTAGTGCGGTAAACCCGGTCCTACGTGAAGGGAACTCTGACCGTAGAGCTCCAAGAGCCGTTAAAAATTACGCTAAACAGAACCCGCATAGCATGGGTGCATGGAGCCCTGATTCAAAAACACAGGTGGCCACTATGGACCATGGCGATTTTAAAGCCAATGAGAAATCATTAACATTACCTTCTGCCACAGCTATAAAAATAGAATTAGTTCAGAACAATGGGGAAACTCTTGTTCTTAAAGATAAATTAAGCCTTTTAGAAGGTGAGATTATTGACGCCACCGTAATGAGCAAAAAAGCTCTTGTAGCCTTTTTGAAAGAGCAGATCAAAGAAGCCAAGAAACAAGGGGTCTTATTCTCGCTTCACATGAAGGCAACCATGATGAAGGTATCCGATCCGGTTATTTTTGGTTATGCAGTAGAGGTTTTCTTTGCTGATGTTTTTACAAAATATAAAGACACTTTTAAGGATCTGGGTATTAGCGCTAATGACGGATTAGAGAACTTGTTCGCTAAACTTCAAGAGCTACCTGCCGACAAAAGAGAGCCAATTGAAAAAGATATTCAAAAAGCCATTAATGAAGGTCCTGCTTTGGCCATGGTAAATTCTGAAAAAGGCATTACCAACCTTCATGTTCCTAGTGATATTATTATTGATGCTTCAATGCCAGCAATGATACGTAGTTCAGGAAAAATGTGGAATGCCAAAGGTGAACAACAAGATACTTTAGCAGTTATCCCTGATAGCAGCTATGCCGATATTTATTCTGCTACTTTAGATTTCTGTAAAGAACATGGTGCTTTTGACCCTACTACAATGGGTACCGTACCAAATGTAGGTCTAATGGCTCAAAAAGCTGAAGAGTATGGTTCGCATGACAAAACTTTTGAAATTAAAAATCCAGGTACAGTAAAGGTTATTGATATTAATTCCGGTAAAGTCCTTGACGAACATACGGTTGAAGAAGGTGATATCTGGCGTATGTGCCAAGTAAAAGACGCTCCTATCCAAGATTGGATAAAATTAGCTGTCTCTAGAGCTAGAGCTACCAATGATCCTGCTGTTTTCTGGTTAGATGAAAATCGCGCACATGATGTTGAGCTTATTAAAAAAGTAAATCAATATTTACCAAATTACGATACCTCAGGATTAGACATCCGTATTCTTTCTCCAAAGAAAGCTACCGAGTATACGCTTGCTAGATTAAAAGATGGTAAAGACACTATTTCCGTATCAGGAAACGTACTTAGAGATTACCTTACTGATCTTTTCCCTATTCTTGAAGTAGGTACTAGTGCAAAAATGCTATCTATTGTGCCGTTAATGAACGGTGGTGGCCTTTTTGAAACGGGTGCAGGTGGTTCAGCCCCAAAGCACATGCAGCAATTTTTAGAGGAAGGTCACTTGCGATGGGATTCTTTAGGTGAATTTCTTGCTTTGGGTGTCTCTCTAGACTTTTATGGCGAAAAGAACACTAATGAAAAAGCGAGGATTTTAGGTGATGCTTTAGATAGCGCTACTGAAAAATTCTTGATTAACGATAAGTCGCCTTCAAGAAAGGTAGATGAAATAGATACAAGAGGAAGTCACTTTTACTTGGCTATGTACTGGGCAGAAGCCTTAGCGAACCAATCAAAAGACGCGGAGCTACAGGCTACTTTCAAAAAAGTTTTTGAAGTAATTTCAGCACAAGAATCTAAAATTGTTGATGAACTAATGAATGCTCAAGGCAAACCCCAAGATATTGGTGGGTATTACAAAGTAGATCAAGAGCTTGTTTCAAAGGCAATGAGACCTAGCCAAACTTTTAATTCTATTTTAGATACTATCTAA